A region from the Microcella frigidaquae genome encodes:
- the sufC gene encoding Fe-S cluster assembly ATPase SufC has translation MSTLEIRDLHVSIETDQGVKPILRGVDLIINSGETHAIMGPNGSGKSTLAYTIAGHPRYTVDSGTITLDGENVLEMSIDERARAGLFLAMQYPVEIPGVTVSNFLRTAKTALDGEAPPLRSWIKELKGSMEALRMDSSFAERNVNEGFSGGEKKRHEIVQLELLKPKIAVLDETDSGLDVDALKIVSEGVNRVKENTGLGVLLITHYTRILRYIQPDFVHVFVDGRVAEEGGPELAERLENEGYDRYLTGSTVG, from the coding sequence ATGTCCACTCTTGAGATCCGCGACCTGCACGTCAGTATCGAGACCGACCAGGGCGTCAAGCCCATCCTCCGCGGGGTCGACCTGATCATCAACTCGGGCGAGACGCACGCCATCATGGGCCCCAACGGCTCGGGCAAGTCGACCCTCGCCTACACGATCGCCGGCCACCCCCGGTACACCGTCGACAGCGGCACGATCACGCTCGACGGCGAGAACGTGCTCGAGATGAGCATCGACGAGCGCGCCCGCGCCGGCCTGTTCCTGGCCATGCAGTACCCGGTCGAGATCCCCGGCGTCACGGTCTCGAACTTCCTCCGCACCGCCAAGACCGCCCTCGACGGTGAGGCCCCGCCGCTGCGCAGCTGGATCAAGGAGCTCAAAGGCTCGATGGAGGCGCTCCGCATGGACTCCTCCTTCGCCGAGCGCAACGTCAACGAGGGCTTCTCGGGCGGCGAGAAGAAACGCCACGAGATCGTCCAGCTCGAGCTCCTCAAGCCGAAGATTGCCGTGCTCGACGAGACCGACTCCGGCCTCGACGTCGATGCGCTGAAGATCGTCTCGGAGGGCGTGAACCGCGTGAAGGAGAACACCGGGCTCGGTGTGCTGCTCATCACGCACTACACGCGCATCCTTCGGTACATCCAGCCTGACTTCGTGCACGTCTTCGTCGACGGCCGCGTCGCCGAGGAGGGCGGCCCGGAGCTGGCAGAGCGCCTCGAGAACGAGGGCTACGACCGCTACCTGACCGGGTCGACCGTAGGCTAG
- a CDS encoding metal-sulfur cluster assembly factor has protein sequence MPTALEPQLFDKVEEGLKDVVDPELGVNIVDLGLVYDLAWDEESDALIISMTLTSAGCPLTDVIEESVANALDGIVEQFRINWVWMPPWGPERITDDGRDMMRALGFSI, from the coding sequence ATGCCCACCGCACTGGAACCGCAGCTCTTCGACAAGGTCGAGGAGGGGCTGAAGGACGTCGTCGACCCCGAGCTGGGGGTCAATATCGTCGACCTCGGCCTCGTCTACGACCTCGCCTGGGATGAGGAGAGCGACGCGCTCATCATCTCGATGACGCTGACCTCCGCGGGCTGTCCGTTGACGGACGTCATCGAGGAGTCGGTGGCGAACGCCCTCGACGGCATCGTTGAGCAGTTCCGCATCAACTGGGTGTGGATGCCCCCGTGGGGCCCCGAGCGCATCACGGACGACGGTCGCGACATGATGAGAGCGCTCGGATTCAGCATTTGA
- a CDS encoding non-heme iron oxygenase ferredoxin subunit, which produces MTATRVCSLGELSPATARKVVVDGKPVAVVMDSAGAVHALGDTCTHGEISLSEGFVEDDAIECWAHGSKFDLGSGKPRNFPAYEPVPVYTVTIDGDDVLVDVDQTIAG; this is translated from the coding sequence ATGACCGCGACCCGCGTCTGCTCGCTCGGGGAGCTCAGCCCGGCGACCGCCCGCAAGGTTGTCGTCGACGGCAAGCCCGTCGCCGTCGTCATGGATTCCGCCGGGGCCGTGCACGCCCTCGGCGACACGTGCACCCACGGTGAGATCTCGCTGAGCGAGGGCTTCGTCGAGGACGACGCCATCGAGTGCTGGGCGCACGGCTCGAAGTTCGACCTCGGCAGCGGCAAGCCCCGCAACTTCCCGGCCTACGAGCCGGTTCCCGTCTACACCGTGACCATCGACGGCGACGACGTCCTCGTCGATGTCGACCAGACCATCGCCGGCTGA
- a CDS encoding biotin transporter BioY, whose amino-acid sequence MSNATTALSPAAPDRITLVDRVIARSWASDIALVIAGTALVAVLAQVAVPLWPVPVTGQTLAVLLVGASLGAARGAASLALYAVLGLAGLPIFAPQDDGSHLTGLAALTAPSFGYIIGFIASAAIVGWAAERSWDRGWYKPIITFIGGSLVVFAFGLPWLAVALGQFGLPNDPQSVLISGFYPFIIGGIIKAAIAAALLPALWAAAERAPRHD is encoded by the coding sequence GTGTCGAACGCCACCACCGCTCTCTCCCCCGCCGCTCCCGACCGCATCACGCTGGTCGACCGGGTCATCGCCCGTTCGTGGGCGAGCGATATCGCCCTCGTCATCGCCGGCACTGCCCTGGTGGCGGTGCTCGCTCAGGTCGCCGTGCCGCTCTGGCCCGTTCCCGTCACCGGCCAGACCCTCGCGGTGCTGCTGGTCGGCGCCAGCCTCGGCGCCGCGCGCGGCGCCGCATCCCTCGCCCTCTACGCCGTTCTCGGGCTCGCCGGTCTGCCGATCTTCGCGCCGCAGGACGACGGCTCGCACCTCACCGGGCTCGCGGCCTTGACCGCGCCGAGCTTCGGCTACATCATCGGCTTCATCGCCTCGGCCGCGATCGTCGGCTGGGCCGCCGAGCGCTCGTGGGACCGCGGCTGGTACAAGCCGATCATCACCTTCATCGGCGGCTCGCTCGTCGTCTTCGCTTTCGGCCTGCCCTGGCTCGCCGTCGCGCTCGGTCAGTTCGGTCTGCCGAACGACCCCCAGTCGGTGCTCATCTCCGGCTTCTACCCGTTCATCATCGGCGGGATCATCAAGGCCGCGATTGCGGCGGCCCTGCTGCCCGCGCTCTGGGCCGCCGCCGAGCGGGCGCCACGCCACGACTGA